The genomic segment TTCCGCCGGGCGATGAGGAAGTCGATGGAGAGTGCATTCCGGTTCGGAGCGAAGGGCGTGAAGATCCGCGTCGGTGGCCGGCTCAACGGAGCCGAGATTGCGCGCAGCGAGTGGTACCAGGATGGCCGTCTGCCGCTTCACACGCTGAAGGCCGACGTCGATTACGGCGAGGCGGTGGCGAATACCACCTACGGCACGATCGGCGTGAAGGTCTGGCTTTACAAGGGCGAGCTCACCAAGGCGAAGTCGCGCCGGCGAATCGCGTGAGCGGGGAAGTGAAATAGGAGATTTGAACGATGTTGATGCCGAAAAAAGTCAAGTACAGAAAGCAGCAGCGGGGGCGGCGAGCCGGAATCGCCACTCGTGGTGCCACGCTTTCGTTCGGCGACTACGGACTCCAGGCGCTCGAGGCGGGCTGGCTCACGGCCCGGCAGATCGAAGCGGCCCGTATCGCGATGACGAGGTACATCAAGCGCGGAGGCAAAATCTGGATCCGCATTTTCCCCGACAAGCCGATCTCGAAGAAGCCTCTCGAGACGCGAATGGGGAAAGGAAAAGGCGCGCCGGAAGAGTGGGTCGCGGTCGTCAAGCCCGCGCGGATGCTCTACGAGATGGAAGGCGTCACGCGGGAGATCGCGGAAGAGGCGTTGCGTCTGGCCGCGCACAAGCTGCCGATCAAGACTCGCTTCGTGTCGCGTGAAGAGATGGAGATCGGAGCATGAGCAAGGCAACGGGCCTCAGGGAAAAAACGGAGAACGATCTGGTCAACCGTCGTCAGGATCTGACCGAGCAGCTCTTCAAGATGCGTTTTCAGAGTGCGACGGGCGCTCTCGACGATCCTCAGAAGGTCAAAGGGGCCCGTCGTGAGATCGCGCGCATCAACACGATTCTGCGCGAGCGCGAGATCGAAGCCGGGAAAAAGGCTGAGTGAAGGATCAGAATATGGCCGAAAAAAACGAGAACGAGGACACCGGAGCGACGAAGCGATCGACGAGTAAGGTCGGTACCGTCGTCTCGGACAAAATGGACAAGACAGTGGTCGTCGCGGTCGAGAACCGCAAGATGCATCCGGTCTACCTGAAGTACGTCAAGAGAACCTCGAAGTTCTTCGCGCACGACGAAACCAACGAGTGCAACGTCGGAGACCGCGTCGTCATCGAGGAGTCGCGCCCACTCTCGCGCCGTAAACGCTGGACGGTCGCTCGGATCATCGAACGATCCGAAGCGATCTCCTGACAGGAGCAATCACGATGATTCAGATGGGTACATTGCTGAAGGTTGCCGACAACACCGGTGCGAGAACGATCGCGTGCATCAAGCTGCGCGGCGGCTCGAGGGCCGGCCGCTATGCGGGTGTCGGCGACGTCATCTCGGCTTCGGTCAAGGAAGCCTCGCCGGATGGCACGGTCAAGAAGGGAACGGTCGTTCGCGCGGTGATCGTCCGGACCAGGAAGCAGACGCGCCGCAAGGATGGCACCTACATCCGGTTCGACGAGAACGCGGCGGTACTGGTCAACGATACCGGCGAGCCGGTCGGGACGCGCGTGTTCGGTCCAGTTGCCCGCGAGCTTCGTGAGCGGCGTTTCATGAAGATCATCTCGCTGGCTCCCGAGGTCCTCTGAGAAAGGCGAGACGTTATGAAAGTTCACATCAGAAGAAATGACGAGGTCGAAGTGGTCGCCGGTACATCGAAGGGTCAGCGGGGGAAGGTTCTCCGCGTCTACCCGTCGAAGAAGACGGCAATCGTCGAGCGCGTCAACATGATCAAGCGTCACACGCGACCCAACCCGAGCCGCAACGTCAAGGGTGGAGTCGTCGAGCGTGAGGGTGCAATCCACGTATCGAACCTCCGCCTGCTGGAGCGAGGCACGGTCGAGGGTCGTGCGGAAACCAAGGAGACCGCGGCTTCGAAGAAGAAGGCGAGCAAAAAGAAGACGGCTTCGAAGAAGAAGGCCGAGGCGAAGGCTTAAGTTCGACGCAGTCGGCGTCGAGGAGATTGGCAAGAGATGGCAGTGGCGAGACTCAGAAAAGCGTACGAAGAGGAAGTCGTTCCGAAACTACGGAGCGAGTTCAAGATCGAAAATCCGATGGCCGTGCCGCGGATCGAGAAAGTCGTGCTCAACATGGGCGTTGGCGAGGCCACGCAGAACAGCAAGCTGCTCGATTCGGCGATCGAGGATCTGGCTGCGATCGCGGGACAGAAACCCCTGATGACGCGGGCGAAGAAGTCGATCTCGAACTTCAAGCTGCGCGAGGGTGTCCCAATCGGCGCGATGGTGACGCTCAGGAGCGAGCGGATGTGGGAGTTTCTGGATCGGCTCATCACCACCGCCCTTCCGCGCGTTCGCGACTTCCGCGGCGTGCCGAAAAAATCCTTCGATGGACGGGGGAACTACACGCTCGGTGTGAAGGATCACCTGATCTTTCTCGAGATCGATTTCACCAAGGTCGACAAGTCGAAAGGATTGAACATCACGATCGTCACTACGGCAGAGAACGACGAGCAGGCCCGGTTTCTCCTCAGGGAGATCGGGATGCCCTTTGCGAGGTAAGGAGAGAAGCAATGGCTAAACAATCACTGATCGCGAAAGCGAACCGAAAGCCGAAATTTTCGAGCCGCCGGGTCACCCGATGCAAGCGCTGCGGCAGACCTCGCGGATACCTCAAAAAGTTTCAGCTCTGCAGGATCTGCTTTCGCACACTCGCCCTCGAGGGCTATCTGCCTGGCGTGACCAAGGCAAGCTGGTAATCCGAAAGTGTCACGGAGGAATCGAACATGTCGATGACGGATCCAATCGCCGATATGCTCACGCGCATCCGCAACGGGCTGACAGCCCGCCACGAGCGTGTGGACATCCCGGCTTCGAAGCTGAAAACGGAGATCGCGAGAATTCTCAAAGATGAAGGATTCATCGCGGATTACAAGCTGGCGCAGGATGATTCCCAGGGGACTTTGAGGGTGTTCCTCCGCTATACCAGCGGGGGCGACCCGATCATTCACGGGATGCAGCGCGTTTCACGCCCCGGCCGGCGGGTCTACCGGCGGAAAGCCGAGATCCCGAGAGTCCTCGATGGTCTCGGGCTGTCGATACTGTCCACGTCCCGTGGAGTGCTTTCGAGCGACGACGCGCAAAAAGAAGGCGTCGGCGGCGAAGTGCTCTGCCAGGTCTGGTGAGGTGAGAAATGTCACGCGTAGGTAGAAAAGAGATTCCGCTGCCGAAGGGCGTCGAGGTGAAGGTCAACGGGCAGACCGCGGTCGTGAAGGGACCGAAGGGTCAGCTCGAAACACCGATCGCAGACGGCATCGAGATGGCGGTCGAAGGCAACGTCGTGCGGCTCAGCCGCGGTAACGACGAGAGGCAGTCTCGCGCACTGCACGGACTGACGCGCGCGCTTCTGGCCAACAGCGTCCAGGGTGTCGCCGAGGGCTTCCGGAAGGAGCTCGACATTGTCGGTGTCGGCTACCGAGCCGAGGTGAGGGGGAAAGCCGTGGTTTTCCAGCTCGGCTATTCGCATCCGATCAATTTCCCGATCCCCGAGGGGATCTCGGTGGAAGTCGACAAGGCTGGTCACGTCGTCGTCACCGGGATCGACAAACAGAAAGTCGGGCAGGTTGCAGCGGAGATCCGCGGTCTTCGCGAGCCGGATCCGTACAAGGGCAAAGGCATCAAGTACACGGGCGAACAGATTCGCCGCAAGGCCGGAAAGACGGCGGGCAAGTAAAGCATTCCAGGGCGGTTTTCGTCCGGAGGTCAGAACAGTTATGGATCGAGCCAAAGCGAGAGCAGATCGAAGAAAGCGGGTCAGAACGCGGGTCCGGAGGAAGGTGCACGGAACCACGGCACGTCCGCGGCTCACGGTCTTCAAGAGCCTGAACCACATTTATGCCCAGGTAATCGACGACCAGAGCGGAAAGACGCTGGTGTCGGCTTCGTCGAAGGACAAGGACTTCGGAGCGGATCGCGGGTCCAACGTCGCCGCTGCAAAGCGGGTCGGTGAGCTCATCGGGCAGCGCGCGAAGAGTGAAGGGGTCGAGACGGTCGTGTTCGATCGGGGCGGTTACCTGTATCACGGACGAGTCAAAGCTCTCGCCGATTCGGCGCGCGAGCAGGGATTGAAGTTCTAAAGGAACGCGGAGGTCTATAAGTGCAGCGACAGAATACAGGACGAGGTCGGATGGATCGCCTGGATAGTGGTCTGATCGACAAGGTCGTCTACATCAACCGGGTCACCAAAGTCGTCAAGGGCGGCAAGAACTTCAGTTTCAGCGCCCTCGTCGTGGTCGGTGACGGGAAAGGCCGCGTCGGCTTCGGTTCCGGCAAGGCGAAGGAAGTTCCTTCGGCGATCAGAAAGGGTATCGAGATCGCCAAGAAGAACATGATCCCGGTCGCCATGAACGGAACGACGATTCCTCACACGGCTCTCGGGCACTACGGTGCCGGACGCGTCCTGCTGAAGCCGGCATCCCCGGGAACCGGCGTCATCGCCGGCGGCCCGGTCCGTGCGATTCTCGAATCGGCCGGCATCCAGGACATCCTGACCAAATCGATCGGAACGGCGAACCCGCACAACGTGGTCAAGGCGACATTCGAGGCCCTCAAGCTTCTCAAGACCGAAAACGAGTACCGCGCGCTCCGTGGACTCGAGATCGTCGAAGAGCCCTACGTCAGCGAGGACGACGAAGCGACCACCGGCGAAGCTTCCCGAGGAGACGAGAAAGCCGAGGCGGACGAGGCTGAAGAAAAAGGCGAAACGCCCGACGCTGAAAAAGAAGCCGAGCCGGCGGGTACGGAGGAAGCGTGATGGCCAAAGCCAGAGCGACTCTCCGGATCAGGCAGGTTCGGAGCGGAATCGGAAATCCCAGAGAGATGCGCGAGACGCTGAAGGCGCTCGGTCTTCGTCGCATCAACCATGTGGTCGAGCGGCTCGACACGCCTGAGACCAGAGGGATGGTTCACAAAATCTCTCATCTCGTCGAGATCGTCGACTGAACGGAGTGAGGAAAACAATGGATCTGAGCAATCTCAAACCGGCGAAAGGCTCGCGCAAACCGCGGAAGCGTGTCGGACGTGGACCCGGCTCCGGGCTGGGGAAGACCTCCGGTCGCGGTGAGAAGGGACAGAAATCGCGAAGTGGCTACTCCGGCAAGGTTGGATTCGAAGGCGGCCAGATGCCGCTTCATCGCCGCGTGCCGAAGCGAGGCTTCACGAACATCTTCAAGAAGCAGTTCGACATCGTGAACGTATCCGATCTCGAGACCCGCTTTAAGGAGGGACAGGTGGTCGACGCGGAGTCGATGGCGGCCGCCGGCCTCCGCAAGGCCAACAGCACGAAGAAGATCAGGGTCCTGGGCAAGGGTGATCTCAAAACGAAGCTCACCGTCCATGCCGATCACTTCTCCGCCTCGGCCAAAGAGAAGATCGAAAAGGCCGGGGGCACCTGTCAGGAGATCCAGTGAGACTCGCCGAGGCCGTCAGGAACATCGCAGCGATCCCCGACCTGAGGAAGCGGATTCTCTTCATGCTCGCTCTCCTCGCGGTCTACAGGCTCGGCGCGCATATCCCGACACCCGGAATCGACCCGCAGGCCCTCGCGGAGTTTTTCGGTTCCATGCAGGGGAGCGTTCTCGGCTTCCTCGATCTCTTTTCGGGCGGGGCCCTGAGCCGTCTTTCGATCTTCGCGCTCGGCATCATGCCGTATATCTCCTCCTCGATCATCCTGCAGCTCCTCACGGTCGTCTGGCCGTATCTGGAAAAGCTGAGCAAGGAGGGGGAGCTCGGTCGCAGAAAGATCACCCAGTACACCCGGTACGGTACGATTGTCCTGGCGGTGATCCAGTCGATGGGGGTCGCTTTCTGGCTCAAGAGTCTCACCTCGCCAGGGGGAGCTCCGATCGTCCCGCCGCACGTTCGAGACTGGTTCTTCGGCGCGGGCTTTCCGATGATGACCGTGCTCACGCTCACCACCGGGACGGTCTTCGTCATGTGGCTGGGCGAGCAGATTTCGGAGCGCGGGATCGGCAACGGCATCTCCCTGATCATCTTCGCCGGAATCGTCGTCGGCCTTCCGAGCGCGACGTTCGGGCTGATCGCCGACATCCGGACGGGAGAGCGGGGAATCTTCGGAGTCCTCGTACTCGTCATCTTCATGATCGCCGTTACGGCGTTCGTCGTATTCATGGAGCGGGCACAGCGGCGAATCCAGGTGCAGTACGCAAAGCGGGTGGTCGGACGACGAGTGTACGGAGGGTCGAGCACTTACCTTCCGCTGCGGGTCAACTCGGCCGGCGTCATCCCGGTCATCTTCGCTTCGTCGATTCTCGTCATTCCTTCGACGATGGCACAGATGGCGGGCGTACCGGCGCTCCAGGCGGTCGCGGACCAGATTCAGATGGGGCAGCCTCTCTACTACCTCCTCTACGTCGCCACGATCCTCTTCTTCACGTTCTTCTACACCTCGATCATCTTCAATCCGGTCGACGTCGCGGACAACATGAGGAAGTACGGTGGCTACATCCCCGGATACCGCCCCGGAAAGAAGACGGCGGAGTACATCGACAAGACCCTGACCAGGATTACGACGGTCGGCGCGATTTATCTTTCGCTGGTCTGCGTCATCCCGGATTTCATGATCGCGGGCTTCAACGTTGCGCAGCTTCCGCTGATCGGCGCGACGCTCGACAACAGCCTGCCGCTGCTGGTGACCGAGGGGCTCAACGTTCAGTTCTACTTTGGCGGGACGTCGCTTCTGATCATCGTTGGCGTTGCGATGGACACGGTGCAGCAGATCGAGTCCCAGCTCGTGATGCGCCACTATGACGGTTTCATGAAAAAGGGTCGCATACGGGGTCGGCGCGGATGAAAGTGGTTCTTCTCGGCGCGCCCGGAAGTGGGAAGGGCACCCAGGCCGAGCTCCTCGAGGAGCGGCTCGGGCTTCCGCATATCTCCACCGGGGAAATGCTCCGGGACGCGGTGAGCGAGGGGACCGAGCTCGGGAAGAAGGCCGCGCCGATCATGGAGGCCGGCGGGCTCATCTCCGACGATCTGATGAACGGGATCGTGGCCGAGAGGCTCGCGAGAGACGACGTCAGCGAGGGGTTTGTCCTCGATGGCTACCCGAGAACGGTGGACCAGGCGAAGAGCCTCGAGCTGATCGACGGAGGGAATGGCCCCGGAGATCTCCGGGTTATTCAGCTTTCGGTCCCCGATGACGTCATCGTCAGCCGGGTGGCCGCGCGCCTTTCCTGCCCCAAATGCGGAGCGATCTACCATCGGGAGAACTGTCCTCCGAAAGAGGAGGGGAAGTGCGACCGGTGCGGATCAGCGCTCGTGACGAGGGCCGATGACCGGGAAGGCGCCTCGGTTCGGAAACGGCTTGACGAGTATCACCGGGCAACGGTGCCGGTGATCGAGTTTTATCGCGATAAGGGGATGTTGCACGAGATCAATGGTCTCGGCGACGTCGAATTGATCTTTGAACAGATACGCAAGTTCCTGAACTGATGGGTGTCATCCTCAAGTCGAAAGACGAGATCGCCACGATGGAGAGGGCGAATCGCATCGTTCTCGAGACGCTCGACGTTCTCCGGGAGATGATTCGCCCGGGGGTGACGACGGCGGAGCTCGACTCGGTGGCGATGAAAGAGCTCGACAGGCGCGGAGCGAAGTCGCCCTTTAAGGGGTATGCGCCGAACGGGATGCCTCCCTATCCGGGTGTGGTCTGCAGCTCGGTGGATGACGTCATCGTCCACGGGATCCCGAATGGGAAGCCGCTGGAGGAAGGACAGATTCTGGGGCTCGACTTCGGAGCGGTCCTCGACGGGTTCGTCGGCGACGGGGCGGTGACCGTCGCGGTGGGGAAGATATCGAAGGAGGCGGATCGCCTTTTGCGAGTCACCAGGGAGTGCCTCGATATGGCGATCGACGAGATGCGGCCGGGAAGACGGATCGGAGACATCGGGGCGGCGGTGCAGGAGCATGCGGAAGCGAACGGATTTCACGTGATCAGGAGCTTCGTCGGTCATGGGATCGGACGGAGCATGCACGAGGAGCCGCAGGTTCAGAACTACGGCCGTAGAGACCGGGGTCTGGAGCTGCGGGAGGGAATGGTTCTCGCGGTGGAGCCGATGTTGTGCGAGATGGGACCGATTCTCGAAAAGAGAATCGCAATGAGTCGTAATGGAACAGTCGATGATGTTCGAACCGACCGGGATGGCTGGACGGCGCGGACGCTCGACGGGGGTTTGGCCGCTCATTTCGAGCATTCGATCGCGATCACGGGCAACGGGCCGGTGATTCTCGGTCGCGGCGGGATTTGAGCGGCGCAGGGAGTTCATGTCGAAGGAAGACGCAATACAGGTGATGGCGATCGTGCTCGAGACTCTGCCGAACGCGATGTTCAAGGTGGAGCTCGAGGACAACAAGGATCATGAGGTGCTGGCCCACATCTCGGGAAAGATGAGAAAGCACTTCATCCGGATTCTTCCGGGAGACAAGGTTCTCGTCGAGCTGTCGCCCTACGACCTCGGTCGGGGGCGCATCGTTTATCGGTACAAGTGAGGCGGTCATGAAAGTTCGAGCATCGGTCAAGAGAATGTGCACCAAGTGCAAAGTCGTCCGGCGACAGGGAGTCGTCCGGATCATTTGCGACAACCCCAAGCACAAGCAGCGGCAGGGTTAAGGGATTTCGGAGGCAAAGTGGCACGAATCGCAGGAGTTGATCTGCCCATCAACAAGAGAGTCGAGATCGGGCTGACGTACATTTTCGGGATCGGAAGATCCCGTTCGAATCAGATCCTCGCGCAGGCCGAGGTGAAACCGGAGACGCGAGTCAAAGACCTCACCGAGGATGATGTCCGGAAGATCCGCAAGATCATCCAGGACGAGGGGAAGGTCGAGGGTGATCTCCGCAGAGATGTCAGCCTCGACATCAAGCGGCTGATGGAGATCAACTCCTACCGCGGGTTGAGACACCGGCGTGGACTGCCGGTCCGCGGCCAGCGAACCAGCACCAACGCGCGCACTCGCAAAGGACCCCGCAAGGGACAGATCGCCGGTAAGAAGAAGCCGGGCAAGAAGTAACGAGGATCCGAAATGGCCAAAGCTAAAACGGCGAAGAAGACTGGAAAGCGTCGCGAGAAGAAGAACGTCCCTCACGGGCTCGCTTCGATCTCGGCGACGTTCAACAATACGATCGTGTCGATCTCCGATCAGACGGGGAATGTTCTCGCCTGGTCCAGCGCGGGACGGATCGGATTCAAGGGATCGCGCAAGGGAACGCCGTTCGCGGCTCAGGTCGCCGCTCAGAACGCGGCCGAGCTCGCAAGAGAGCATGGCGTTCGATCGGTCGACGTGACGGTCAAGGGTCCCGGCGGCGGTCGGGAATCGGCGATCCGGGCGCTCGCGGCGAGCGGTATCAACATCCGCTCGATCCGCGACATCACGCCGATCCCGCACAACGGCTGCCGGCCGCCGAAGCGGCGCCGAGTCTGAGGT from the Acidobacteriota bacterium genome contains:
- the rpsM gene encoding 30S ribosomal protein S13, with amino-acid sequence MARIAGVDLPINKRVEIGLTYIFGIGRSRSNQILAQAEVKPETRVKDLTEDDVRKIRKIIQDEGKVEGDLRRDVSLDIKRLMEINSYRGLRHRRGLPVRGQRTSTNARTRKGPRKGQIAGKKKPGKK
- the secY gene encoding preprotein translocase subunit SecY translates to MLALLAVYRLGAHIPTPGIDPQALAEFFGSMQGSVLGFLDLFSGGALSRLSIFALGIMPYISSSIILQLLTVVWPYLEKLSKEGELGRRKITQYTRYGTIVLAVIQSMGVAFWLKSLTSPGGAPIVPPHVRDWFFGAGFPMMTVLTLTTGTVFVMWLGEQISERGIGNGISLIIFAGIVVGLPSATFGLIADIRTGERGIFGVLVLVIFMIAVTAFVVFMERAQRRIQVQYAKRVVGRRVYGGSSTYLPLRVNSAGVIPVIFASSILVIPSTMAQMAGVPALQAVADQIQMGQPLYYLLYVATILFFTFFYTSIIFNPVDVADNMRKYGGYIPGYRPGKKTAEYIDKTLTRITTVGAIYLSLVCVIPDFMIAGFNVAQLPLIGATLDNSLPLLVTEGLNVQFYFGGTSLLIIVGVAMDTVQQIESQLVMRHYDGFMKKGRIRGRRG
- the rpsQ gene encoding 30S ribosomal protein S17, whose translation is MAEKNENEDTGATKRSTSKVGTVVSDKMDKTVVVAVENRKMHPVYLKYVKRTSKFFAHDETNECNVGDRVVIEESRPLSRRKRWTVARIIERSEAIS
- the rplP gene encoding 50S ribosomal protein L16 is translated as MLMPKKVKYRKQQRGRRAGIATRGATLSFGDYGLQALEAGWLTARQIEAARIAMTRYIKRGGKIWIRIFPDKPISKKPLETRMGKGKGAPEEWVAVVKPARMLYEMEGVTREIAEEALRLAAHKLPIKTRFVSREEMEIGA
- a CDS encoding type Z 30S ribosomal protein S14, producing the protein MAKQSLIAKANRKPKFSSRRVTRCKRCGRPRGYLKKFQLCRICFRTLALEGYLPGVTKASW
- the map gene encoding type I methionyl aminopeptidase → MGVILKSKDEIATMERANRIVLETLDVLREMIRPGVTTAELDSVAMKELDRRGAKSPFKGYAPNGMPPYPGVVCSSVDDVIVHGIPNGKPLEEGQILGLDFGAVLDGFVGDGAVTVAVGKISKEADRLLRVTRECLDMAIDEMRPGRRIGDIGAAVQEHAEANGFHVIRSFVGHGIGRSMHEEPQVQNYGRRDRGLELREGMVLAVEPMLCEMGPILEKRIAMSRNGTVDDVRTDRDGWTARTLDGGLAAHFEHSIAITGNGPVILGRGGI
- the rplE gene encoding 50S ribosomal protein L5; this translates as MARLRKAYEEEVVPKLRSEFKIENPMAVPRIEKVVLNMGVGEATQNSKLLDSAIEDLAAIAGQKPLMTRAKKSISNFKLREGVPIGAMVTLRSERMWEFLDRLITTALPRVRDFRGVPKKSFDGRGNYTLGVKDHLIFLEIDFTKVDKSKGLNITIVTTAENDEQARFLLREIGMPFAR
- the rplN gene encoding 50S ribosomal protein L14, with product MIQMGTLLKVADNTGARTIACIKLRGGSRAGRYAGVGDVISASVKEASPDGTVKKGTVVRAVIVRTRKQTRRKDGTYIRFDENAAVLVNDTGEPVGTRVFGPVARELRERRFMKIISLAPEVL
- the rplF gene encoding 50S ribosomal protein L6 — its product is MSRVGRKEIPLPKGVEVKVNGQTAVVKGPKGQLETPIADGIEMAVEGNVVRLSRGNDERQSRALHGLTRALLANSVQGVAEGFRKELDIVGVGYRAEVRGKAVVFQLGYSHPINFPIPEGISVEVDKAGHVVVTGIDKQKVGQVAAEIRGLREPDPYKGKGIKYTGEQIRRKAGKTAGK
- the rpsE gene encoding 30S ribosomal protein S5, whose product is MDRLDSGLIDKVVYINRVTKVVKGGKNFSFSALVVVGDGKGRVGFGSGKAKEVPSAIRKGIEIAKKNMIPVAMNGTTIPHTALGHYGAGRVLLKPASPGTGVIAGGPVRAILESAGIQDILTKSIGTANPHNVVKATFEALKLLKTENEYRALRGLEIVEEPYVSEDDEATTGEASRGDEKAEADEAEEKGETPDAEKEAEPAGTEEA
- the rpmJ gene encoding 50S ribosomal protein L36, with the protein product MKVRASVKRMCTKCKVVRRQGVVRIICDNPKHKQRQG
- the rpmC gene encoding 50S ribosomal protein L29; its protein translation is MSKATGLREKTENDLVNRRQDLTEQLFKMRFQSATGALDDPQKVKGARREIARINTILREREIEAGKKAE
- the rplR gene encoding 50S ribosomal protein L18 codes for the protein MDRAKARADRRKRVRTRVRRKVHGTTARPRLTVFKSLNHIYAQVIDDQSGKTLVSASSKDKDFGADRGSNVAAAKRVGELIGQRAKSEGVETVVFDRGGYLYHGRVKALADSAREQGLKF
- the rpsH gene encoding 30S ribosomal protein S8, coding for MSMTDPIADMLTRIRNGLTARHERVDIPASKLKTEIARILKDEGFIADYKLAQDDSQGTLRVFLRYTSGGDPIIHGMQRVSRPGRRVYRRKAEIPRVLDGLGLSILSTSRGVLSSDDAQKEGVGGEVLCQVW
- the rpsK gene encoding 30S ribosomal protein S11, whose product is MAKAKTAKKTGKRREKKNVPHGLASISATFNNTIVSISDQTGNVLAWSSAGRIGFKGSRKGTPFAAQVAAQNAAELAREHGVRSVDVTVKGPGGGRESAIRALAASGINIRSIRDITPIPHNGCRPPKRRRV
- the rplO gene encoding 50S ribosomal protein L15, which translates into the protein MDLSNLKPAKGSRKPRKRVGRGPGSGLGKTSGRGEKGQKSRSGYSGKVGFEGGQMPLHRRVPKRGFTNIFKKQFDIVNVSDLETRFKEGQVVDAESMAAAGLRKANSTKKIRVLGKGDLKTKLTVHADHFSASAKEKIEKAGGTCQEIQ
- a CDS encoding adenylate kinase; the encoded protein is MKVVLLGAPGSGKGTQAELLEERLGLPHISTGEMLRDAVSEGTELGKKAAPIMEAGGLISDDLMNGIVAERLARDDVSEGFVLDGYPRTVDQAKSLELIDGGNGPGDLRVIQLSVPDDVIVSRVAARLSCPKCGAIYHRENCPPKEEGKCDRCGSALVTRADDREGASVRKRLDEYHRATVPVIEFYRDKGMLHEINGLGDVELIFEQIRKFLN
- the infA gene encoding translation initiation factor IF-1 produces the protein MSKEDAIQVMAIVLETLPNAMFKVELEDNKDHEVLAHISGKMRKHFIRILPGDKVLVELSPYDLGRGRIVYRYK
- the rpmD gene encoding 50S ribosomal protein L30; translation: MAKARATLRIRQVRSGIGNPREMRETLKALGLRRINHVVERLDTPETRGMVHKISHLVEIVD
- the rplX gene encoding 50S ribosomal protein L24; amino-acid sequence: MKVHIRRNDEVEVVAGTSKGQRGKVLRVYPSKKTAIVERVNMIKRHTRPNPSRNVKGGVVEREGAIHVSNLRLLERGTVEGRAETKETAASKKKASKKKTASKKKAEAKA